In Pseudomonas sp. ADAK18, a single window of DNA contains:
- a CDS encoding 3-oxoacyl-ACP reductase family protein has protein sequence MTTQNLSGKVALIQGGSRGIGAAIVKRLAAQGAAVAFTYVSSTAKAEELQNSVISAGGKALAIHADSADAAAIRSAVSATVEAFGRLDILVNNAGVLAVGPLEDFKLEDFDRTLAINVRSVFVATQEAAKHMGEGGRIINIGSTNAERMPFAGGGPYAMSKSALVGLTKGLARDLGPRGITINNVQPGPVDTDMNPANGDFAESLIGFMAVGRYGQVEEIASFVAYLVGPEAGYITGASLSIDGGFSA, from the coding sequence ATGACCACACAAAACCTCAGCGGCAAAGTCGCCCTGATCCAGGGCGGTTCCCGTGGCATCGGTGCCGCCATCGTCAAGCGCCTTGCGGCCCAAGGCGCTGCCGTTGCTTTCACTTACGTCAGCTCCACCGCCAAGGCCGAGGAGCTGCAGAACAGTGTGATCAGTGCAGGCGGCAAAGCCCTGGCGATTCATGCCGACAGCGCCGACGCTGCCGCCATCCGCAGCGCCGTCAGCGCCACGGTTGAAGCCTTCGGGCGCCTGGACATCCTGGTGAACAATGCCGGAGTACTGGCCGTCGGCCCGCTGGAAGATTTCAAGCTGGAAGACTTCGACCGAACCCTGGCAATCAACGTGCGCAGCGTGTTCGTCGCCACCCAGGAAGCCGCCAAACATATGGGTGAAGGCGGCCGCATCATCAACATCGGCAGCACCAACGCCGAACGCATGCCATTTGCCGGTGGCGGCCCGTATGCCATGAGCAAGTCGGCGCTGGTGGGCTTGACCAAAGGCCTGGCACGGGATCTGGGGCCACGCGGGATCACCATCAACAATGTGCAACCGGGGCCGGTGGACACGGACATGAACCCAGCGAACGGCGATTTTGCCGAGAGCCTGATCGGGTTTATGGCAGTGGGGCGTTACGGGCAGGTGGAAGAGATCGCCAGCTTTGTGGCGTATCTGGTGGGGCCGGAGGCGGGTTATATCACTGGGGCGAGCTTGTCGATTGATGGCGGGTTCAGTGCGTGA